The DNA region CGATGGTGCCGGAGTAGGCGCCCAGCAGGGGGTTGGTGTTCGTCCACGACATGTAGCGGTAGCCGCCGGACTTGGTAGTGACCTTCTGCTTGGTCGACTTGGTCTTCACGACCGCGCGGAAGGTGCTGTTCTTCATCGCGTTGCTGGCGAGCTTGGTGAGGTCGCGCGGTGTCGAGTAGTTGCTGCCGTTGCCTATGCCGTCGAACGAGTCGAAGTGCGTGTTCTTCAGGCCGAGCGACTTGGCGGTGGAGTTCATCTTGCCTATGAAGGACTTGACGCGGGCGGCGCGGGTGGAGCCGGCGCCGAACTTGTCGGCGAGCGCGTAGGCGGCGTCGCAGCCGGACGGCAGCATCAGGCCGTAGAGCAACTGCCGGACGGTGAGCTTGTCGCCGACGATCAGGTGCGCGGAAGACGCGCCCTTGGCGACGATGTAGTCGCTGTACGCCTTCTGCACCGTCACCTTCGCGTCCAGGTTCACATTCTTGGTGGCCAGGACCACCCGGGCGGTCATGATCTTGGTGGTCGAGCCGGTGGAGCGGCGGGTATCGGCGGCCTTGGTGTAGAGCGTGGCGCCGGTGCCGTTGTTCATGACGTAGCCGCCCTTGGCGGCGATCGACGGCGCCTTGAGGGTGGTGGCCGCAGCGGCCGTGACTCTGGCGGCCGTGGCCGGGGCGGACTGCGCGGCGGCGGGCGCCGCGTGCGGGGCCGCGGCCTGCGCCGCCGGGGCGGCGAGCGCGCCCGCCGCGACGAGGGCGGCGGCCGTGACCACCGCCGCCGAGGCCCGGCGGATGCTGCTGGTGTCGGTACTCATAACTGCTCCATAGGTCAGTGGGGCGGCATGCGGAAGTGCCGCTCCCCCCAGAGACGTTGGACACGGCCCCACGGTGCGCCCGTGCCGCAACTATTTTCTGACGATGCGTCCTACCGATCCGCAAGCGCCGAACCAGCCGCGGGAGCGGGGGTTCGGGGCCGGTCACGCGTCCACGCTCAGCGGATGCAGATCGCCTACGTCCCGGGCCGGTGAGCACAGGTAGCGGCCGCCACGCATCTTCGTGCTCGACTGCGGGGCGGTGCTCCCGGGCCGTGCGCGGTCCCAAGAAGACGATCGCCTGGATCAGCTCGCGGTAGCCCAGTCCGTCGTCAAGAGGGGCGTCCCCCGCCCCCTCCTGTCAGTTCTGGTCTCATTCACGTACGTTCGCCGTTGAGCGGTGGGGCCCTACGAGGTTGGGCGAGCCCGCCTGGGGGCGGGGGTGAGGCCGGTCAGCGCCGCGTCCTGGCGGAACCGGTGATCTTCCTGCGTCTGTCCAGCTCTGCGAACATGTGCGAGACCGACAGGCTGAACCGGGGGAGGCGGCGGTCATGGGCAGGCCCACGGACTGGCACGTGCTGGACCTTGACCGTGATCCCGTGCCCGGTGATCCGTACGAGGTCAAGGAACTCGCCCGCAAGCTCGGCGCGTTCGCCGACGACGTGGCCACCGCCCTGCGGTCGGTACGCGGCCTGGGCGGGGACACCGTCATCCAGTCCTGGGCCGGACTGTCCGGCGACGCCTACCGCGAACAGTTCGGCGACCTGCCCGGCGAACTCGACAAGCTGGAACGCTCCTACCGCCTCGCCTCCGGCGCCCTCGACAACTACTGGCCGCAGTTGGAGACCGCGCAGGCCGACGCCGACCGGGCCCTGGCCCAGGGCCGCCAGGCCCGCGCCGACCTGGACACCGCCACCTCCCAGCTGAACAACGCCGACGCCTGGGTCAAACGCGCCCAGGACAAGTCGAAGCAGCCGCGGGAACCTGCTGGCCTCGACCGAGCCCGGCGGCGGCACGACCGGCTACACGTATGACGAACACGGACGACTGACCGCCGTCACCGACCCGCTCGGCGGCACCGTCCAGGTCGCCTCCAACGCCGCGGGCCTCCCCATCGCCGTGACCGACCCGGTCGGCGGCACCGATCGATACGAGCGGGATGCCTTCGGCCGAGTGGTCGCCATGACGGACCCGATGGGCGGAACGACCCTTGTCGGCTGGACGTCGGAGGGCCTGCCCGCCTGGTCCCAGGGACCCGACGGCGCACGCGAGTCGTGGACCTACGACGACGACGGCAACCCCGAGGAGTACGTCGGCCCCACAGGCGCCGTCACACGCACCGCCACCGCTGGGTTCGGTCTGCCGGCGTTCCGCAGCAGCCCCGAGGCGGGGACAGTCCGATATACGTACGACACCGAGATGCGGCTGGTCGCCGTAACAGACGCAGAGGGCGCGACGTGGACGTACACCTACGACGCCGCGGGGCGTTTGATCGCCGAGAGGGACTTCAACGGCCGCACGGTGAGATACGTCCACGATGCCGCCGGGCGCCTTGTCGAGCGGATCAACGGCGCGGGGCAGCACGTTCGGTACACGCGTGACGAACTGGGCAGAGTCGTCGTCAGTAGCACGGACGAGGCCACCGCGACGTTCGCCTACGACGCGGCGAACCGTCTGGTGCGGGCGGTCAACCAGGATGCCGAACTCACCTTCGCGCGCGACGAGTCCGGCAGAATCGTCGCCGAGACCGTCAACGGCCGTGCGGTCGGCAGCGTCTACGACCTGCTGGGACGGCGGGTCCGGCGCACCACTCCGGGTGGCGTCACCAGTGACTGGGAGTTCGACGCAGCCGATCGGCTGGTGGCTCTGCGGGTGGAGGATCGAGCCCTCGCGTTTTCCCACGACGTCGCCGGGCACGAAGTGAGGCTGGTCCTCGGCCCGTTCGCCGATGTGCGCCGCGGATGGAACGACGCGCACCGGCTCGTCGCCGAGCACTGGACGACCGCGACCGGTTCCAGCCGGCGCGGTTGGGAGTACGACCAGGCGGGCTCCGTGCTGCGCACCACCTCCGACCTCGGCGACGTGAGTGCGGAGCGGCTGTTCGAACTGGACTCCGCGGGGCGGATCCGGGGCGTCCACGACCCGGAGCGCCCCGAGGCGCGCGAGGACTACGCGTACGCACCGCGCGGATCAGTAGTGGAGGGTGCTGTCGAGGACCCGGCCGCCCACGGCGGTCAGGGCGACACCGGTCGGACCTACCATGGCACGCTGCTCACTCGGGCCGGGCGGACCCGCTACACGTACGACGGACAGGGACGGGTCGTCGGCAAGGTCCGGTCGCTGCTGTCAGGCGGGCGCAAGGTCTGGGCGTACACGTGGGACGCCCACGACCGTCTCGTCGGACTGCGGACGCCGGACGGCACCCGTTGGCGCTACCTGTACGACCCGTTGGGGCGCCGGATCGCCAAGGTGCGGCTCACGGCGGACGGGGAGGTCGCCGATCGCACCGACTTCGTCTGGGACGGCGCCAAACCGGCCGAAGAGAGCGAAATCCGCACGGACGGAACCACGCGCATACGCACCTGGGAGTGGCAGCCGGGGGCCGCCCGGCCCTTGGCGCAGACGGACACCGTACGGTCTGTACCTCCGCCACGTGCGGGGTCCGACGAGGCTGTCGAGCCGCTCGCCGACACAGCGAGCCAAGGCGCCATCGACCGGCGCTTCTACGCCATCGTCAGCGATCTGGTCGGTATGCCCACCCACCTGGTCGACGAGGACGGCCAGATCGTCTGGCACGGCGACTTCACCGTGTGGGGCCAACCGCGCGGTGTCGACGGAGAGTTCGCCGTCGACTGCCCCCTGCGCTTCCCCGGGCAGTACAGCGACGCGGAGAGCGGCCTCCACTACAACTACCTGCGGTACTACGATCCGGAAACCGCGCGTTACCAGTCGCCCGACCCCTTGGGTCTGGCCCCGTCCGACGACCCGCACGGCTACGTGGCCAACCCCCTCACCTGGTCCGACCCGTTGGGGCTGGCCGCGTGTGAGATCTTCTACCGGGTGATGTCCGCGAGGGAGTTCGAGGGTCTCGGCCCGATGGGCGAGATCAGCGTCAAAGGCACCGAGAACTTCTCACACAGGAGGTGGACTACGTCACCGGTATCGCCGCCAAATTCGCCCGGCGTGGCGGACGCAACGCGCAGAAGTACACCCATCTCGTGAGGTACGCGATGGAACCGGGAACTCGCGACGCGCTCATCGCCGCCGGTAGGGGCTCTGGCGACAACATCGAAGCGATACGTGAGGCGTACGGCCTGCACCTGGACGAGATCGGGCAAAGCGTGGATTTCGTCCATGTCAAACTGGAGCGCGAGGGCCTGAACTTCGGCCTCCGGCCAGGGTCGGTCGACGTTTTCAATTCCCGTATCCGCAGTATGACCCACACACTGCTCTGAAGGACGGCCATGGGAGAATTCACCTCGTCCCCGGCGGACGACGCCGACGGCATTGCGGCGCACCGGGTCAAGGAACTGGTGGGTACCGGATACATCAGCGCAGAACGGGCTCAAGCGATTGTCGCCGCGGCGCCCGAGGCGCGGGACCGGATCGTGGAGTGGCTGCGGTCCGCGGCCGCGTCCGGCGACTGGCGGACGGTCGAGAAGCTCGCCAACCTGGCGGCGCACACGCGGCCCGAGGGTCTGGCCGCTGTCCTGGCTCCGATCGTCGCCGACGGCACGGCGCCCACCAACTACGAAGACTTGGTGGAGATCCTCGGCGAGGTCGCCGATCATGAGCGGGACCCCGAGGCGGTACCGGCGATCGTGCGCTTGATGACCGCCCGCATGCCCACCGACGGGCAGGCCTACGCACTGAGTCTGAAGGCCCTGCAGGCGTTGGGGACGATCGGCGGCGCCGAGGCCGAGCAGGCGCTGCGCGCCATTGCGGAAGACGACGACCACCCGAGCCAGGTCCGGTGGGAGGCCGCCGTCGAGCTCGGTATCGAGGACGATCTGGGGTTCGACGAGGACGAGATGACGGGCCCCCCTGTGCGGTGGCACGAGGGCGACACCGGTGAAGCAGGTCCCGGTGGTCATGCCGAAGCGGACGGCGACCGGTCCGATCCGACCTGACCCGACCTGGCCCGGCCTGGACCGGCCTGGACCGGCCTGGACCGGGATGCCTTCCCACGGAGACGACGTGGACTGATCCGTGCGTCCCGTCGCGGACGGCGCAACGCGTTCCGGTCTCATTCTTTCCACACCGGCCCACCAGGGCAGCCGAGGGCCCCGACCACTCAGCAGTCGGGGCCCTCTTCGTTCCAGCTCGCCAGCGCCTCGTCGGGCATGCCGCCGCCGGAGAGAGCTGCCGGTGCCGAAGGAAATAGGGCATATGAGCCAAGGGTGACGGTCCCCCGTTCGGCCGGTCAGGACCCTTCCGTGCCGTCAGACTCCTGGACAGGAACGCTCCGGTGGGGCGTGCGTATGGGGGCGAGGGGGCTGGGTGTGACGGATCACGGCGTCCATCGCGCACGCCCGGCGACGGGGGACGGGCCGGGTGGGCGACAGTACGGCGACGGTCAAGGGCGGGACGACGGGTCGCTGCGTGCGGTGCCGCGGCACGTGGCGTGCGTGATGGACGGCAACGGCCGTTGGGCGCAGCAGCGTTCGCTGCCACGAACGGCGGGCCATCGAGCTGCCGAAACCGCCGTCATCGACGTCATCGAGGCGGCCCGGGCGGCCGGAGTCGAGTGGCTCAGCCTGTACGCCTTCTCCACCGAGAACTGGAACCGTCCCGGCACCGAGGTCGACTACCTGATGCGCCTGGTCCGCCGGGTCGTGCGCAAGCACGCGCCGCTGCTGCTCGCCCGCGGCATCCGCTGCCGCTTCCTCGGGGCCGCGGACCCGCGGATCCCCCGTGCACTGGCCCAGGACTTCGACGATCTGACGACGCTGACCGCAGACAACCAGGGGATGACGCTCACCGTCGCCTTCGACCACGGCGGACGCCGCGACATCGTCGAGGCCGCCAGGTCGCTGATCCTCAGCGGGGTACCCGCCGACGAGGTGACCGAGCGACTCTTCGCGGACCACCTGCCGTTCCCCGACACCCCCGACGTCGACCTCGTCATCCGCACCTCCGGCGAACAGCGCATCTCCAACTTCATGCTCTGGCAGGTCGCCTACGCCGAGTGGGTCTTCCCCGACGTGCTCTGGCCGGACTTCCGGGCCCCTGACTTCCTCACCTGCCTGCACACCTACCGGCACCGTGACCGCCGCTTCGGCGGCGTGCCGCCCCAGACGAACGGAGACCCGTCATGACGACTGGAACCACGGGAACGGCCGACCAGGCACCCCTGTTCGGCCCGGAATCGCAGTTCCGCGCCTTCTTCGACGACCCGCGCTGGGCGCTGGCCCTGATCCGCGCCACCGTGCTGGAGGCCGCCCACCCGCAGATCGGCGCCGCCCTCGCCGACAACTCCACCTTCGTCGCCCACCCCTGGCGTCGGCTGCGCAACACCTTCCTCAGCATGCGGCGCATGTTCGACGCCGACCCGGCGGTACGGGAACGAGAGGCCGCCCGGCTCAACAGGCTGCACGCCCGCATGAGCGGCTCCGACTCCCGCGGCCGCGCCTACGACGCCATGGACCGTGCGACCCGCGCCTGGGTGGTCGCCACCCTCTACGAGAGCGCCGTCACCATGTGCCGGCTGAGCGGTCAGCCGCTCGACCAGGACACCATGGAGCGCATGTACGCCGAGTACCGCTCCTTCCTCGCCGCGCTCGACGGCGACGCCGGGGAACTCCCCGAGGATCTGAACGACTTCTGGCGGTACTTCGACAGGGTCGTCGAGGACGAACTGGAGAACACCGAGGCAGCCCGCATCATCCTCTACCGGCTCTTCGACCACCTGCCCGCCCCGGCACGGCTCGACGGCGCACCGACGCTGTGGGCGGCCGGCCGGGCCGTGGTCGGGCCGCTCCTCGGCGCGATCACCGTCGCCTCGCTCCCCGAGTCCTACCGGCGCAAGTCCGGCCTGCCCGTGATGCCCGGCGCCCCGACCCTCATGCAGGGCGCCTACCTCGCCGCCGGGCTCACCCGCTTCCTGCCCGAGGGCTGGATCAATGCCGAGACCATCATCCAGACCCTCTCCCTCAAGCCCGACAGCGACGACCCCCGCGCCCGGACCGCCACTGCGCTGCGCGCCCGCATGAAGCGGGCATCGGCCCTGTTCCGCCTCCTCACACCGCTGAGCGCTGACCCGGGCGCCGACCCGGCGCCGGCTGCCTCGGCGGCCACGGGAGAGGGCGGGCGCTCGGCGGAGGACTTCTTCCGCCAGGTGCTGGACCAGACCGGAGACGGCCACCTCGACTGGCCTGACCTCGCGGCCATGGCACGCGAACTGGCCACCCGCCTCGACCTGGACGAACCCGAGGAGACCCGGCTCTACGACGCCTTCGCCGCCTGGTGGCGCGAGCTCCAGACCGCCCTCGACACGGACGGCGACGGCCGTGTCAGCGCCGACGAGTACGCCGCCGCCGTCCCCTCGCTCGCGGGTCCCGCGCTCATCCGCGTCGCCGAGGTGCTCTTCGACGTCACCGACAAGGACGGCAGCGGGACCATCACCGCGGACGAACACCGGGCGCTCTTCCGCACCGCCTTCCACCGCGACCTCGCCACCGCCGACGGCGCCTACGGCCGCAGCGCCTTCGTGGGCGACTTCCTCTCCTTCATGTCCGGCCGCCGCAGGAACACCGCGTACGACCCCCTTCTCGGCGACGCCTGACGACCGCGTGCATGTTGGCTGCCGCGGCTGCACGCTTCGTGACCACGCCTGGATTTGTGGCTCAGGTGGCGGCGGCATGTCCTCGGAAGAGGAGTGCGACGCGTGGACCCCATGGAATACCCGGAAATCGAGGACTGGGCCGGGAAGTTGGGAGTCGACGCGGTGGACTTCCTGGCCCACCACGCGCCGCAGTCCCACTGGCTGGCCATGAGCCACGTCGTGTGGCCCCGCTTCATCGAGGTGAACGACTGCGTGCCCTGGTCGCGCGTCTACGATCCTGACAACA from Actinacidiphila sp. DG2A-62 includes:
- the uppS gene encoding polyprenyl diphosphate synthase; the protein is MRAVPRHVACVMDGNGRWAQQRSLPRTAGHRAAETAVIDVIEAARAAGVEWLSLYAFSTENWNRPGTEVDYLMRLVRRVVRKHAPLLLARGIRCRFLGAADPRIPRALAQDFDDLTTLTADNQGMTLTVAFDHGGRRDIVEAARSLILSGVPADEVTERLFADHLPFPDTPDVDLVIRTSGEQRISNFMLWQVAYAEWVFPDVLWPDFRAPDFLTCLHTYRHRDRRFGGVPPQTNGDPS
- a CDS encoding putative T7SS-secreted protein, which codes for MGRPTDWHVLDLDRDPVPGDPYEVKELARKLGAFADDVATALRSVRGLGGDTVIQSWAGLSGDAYREQFGDLPGELDKLERSYRLASGALDNYWPQLETAQADADRALAQGRQARADLDTATSQLNNADAWVKRAQDKSKQPREPAGLDRARRRHDRLHV
- a CDS encoding D-alanyl-D-alanine carboxypeptidase family protein encodes the protein MSTDTSSIRRASAAVVTAAALVAAGALAAPAAQAAAPHAAPAAAQSAPATAARVTAAAATTLKAPSIAAKGGYVMNNGTGATLYTKAADTRRSTGSTTKIMTARVVLATKNVNLDAKVTVQKAYSDYIVAKGASSAHLIVGDKLTVRQLLYGLMLPSGCDAAYALADKFGAGSTRAARVKSFIGKMNSTAKSLGLKNTHFDSFDGIGNGSNYSTPRDLTKLASNAMKNSTFRAVVKTKSTKQKVTTKSGGYRYMSWTNTNPLLGAYSGTIGVKTGSGPEAGYCLVFAATRGKKTVIGTVLASTSVNARTSDAKKLMDYAFKK
- a CDS encoding RHS repeat-associated core domain-containing protein, which produces MGGTTLVGWTSEGLPAWSQGPDGARESWTYDDDGNPEEYVGPTGAVTRTATAGFGLPAFRSSPEAGTVRYTYDTEMRLVAVTDAEGATWTYTYDAAGRLIAERDFNGRTVRYVHDAAGRLVERINGAGQHVRYTRDELGRVVVSSTDEATATFAYDAANRLVRAVNQDAELTFARDESGRIVAETVNGRAVGSVYDLLGRRVRRTTPGGVTSDWEFDAADRLVALRVEDRALAFSHDVAGHEVRLVLGPFADVRRGWNDAHRLVAEHWTTATGSSRRGWEYDQAGSVLRTTSDLGDVSAERLFELDSAGRIRGVHDPERPEAREDYAYAPRGSVVEGAVEDPAAHGGQGDTGRTYHGTLLTRAGRTRYTYDGQGRVVGKVRSLLSGGRKVWAYTWDAHDRLVGLRTPDGTRWRYLYDPLGRRIAKVRLTADGEVADRTDFVWDGAKPAEESEIRTDGTTRIRTWEWQPGAARPLAQTDTVRSVPPPRAGSDEAVEPLADTASQGAIDRRFYAIVSDLVGMPTHLVDEDGQIVWHGDFTVWGQPRGVDGEFAVDCPLRFPGQYSDAESGLHYNYLRYYDPETARYQSPDPLGLAPSDDPHGYVANPLTWSDPLGLAACEIFYRVMSAREFEGLGPMGEISVKGTENFSHRRWTTSPVSPPNSPGVADATRRSTPIS
- a CDS encoding oxygenase MpaB family protein; the encoded protein is MTTGTTGTADQAPLFGPESQFRAFFDDPRWALALIRATVLEAAHPQIGAALADNSTFVAHPWRRLRNTFLSMRRMFDADPAVREREAARLNRLHARMSGSDSRGRAYDAMDRATRAWVVATLYESAVTMCRLSGQPLDQDTMERMYAEYRSFLAALDGDAGELPEDLNDFWRYFDRVVEDELENTEAARIILYRLFDHLPAPARLDGAPTLWAAGRAVVGPLLGAITVASLPESYRRKSGLPVMPGAPTLMQGAYLAAGLTRFLPEGWINAETIIQTLSLKPDSDDPRARTATALRARMKRASALFRLLTPLSADPGADPAPAASAATGEGGRSAEDFFRQVLDQTGDGHLDWPDLAAMARELATRLDLDEPEETRLYDAFAAWWRELQTALDTDGDGRVSADEYAAAVPSLAGPALIRVAEVLFDVTDKDGSGTITADEHRALFRTAFHRDLATADGAYGRSAFVGDFLSFMSGRRRNTAYDPLLGDA